From the genome of Bosea sp. Tri-49, one region includes:
- a CDS encoding class I SAM-dependent methyltransferase, with protein sequence MSGDDRATLDFYATEAQIYAGRARELGQARLQRFAELVPARGKVLELGCGGGQDSEALLALGLDVSPTDGSPELAAQAAKRLGRPVSVLLFEDLTADAVYDGIWANACLLHVPRPALPGILARIHRALRPGGVFYASYKAGEAEGRDRFGRFYNYPDTEWLRAAYGDLGWTRIDIEEDMGGGYDQEPTRWLHATAIKLS encoded by the coding sequence ATGTCCGGCGATGACCGCGCAACGCTCGATTTCTATGCCACCGAGGCGCAAATCTACGCCGGCCGCGCCCGCGAGCTCGGCCAGGCGCGGTTGCAGCGCTTCGCCGAATTGGTGCCCGCCCGCGGCAAGGTGCTGGAACTCGGCTGTGGCGGCGGGCAGGACAGTGAGGCCCTGCTCGCGCTCGGCCTCGACGTCAGCCCGACCGACGGCTCGCCCGAACTCGCCGCACAGGCGGCAAAGCGGCTTGGCAGGCCGGTCTCGGTGCTGCTCTTCGAGGACCTCACGGCGGATGCGGTCTATGACGGCATCTGGGCCAATGCCTGCCTGCTGCATGTCCCGCGCCCGGCCTTGCCCGGCATCCTCGCCAGGATTCACCGGGCACTGCGGCCGGGCGGCGTCTTCTACGCCAGCTACAAGGCCGGCGAAGCGGAAGGGCGCGATCGTTTCGGCCGGTTCTACAATTATCCGGACACCGAATGGCTGCGCGCGGCCTATGGCGATCTCGGCTGGACCCGCATCGATATCGAAGAGGATATGGGCGGCGGCTACGATCAGGAGCCGACCCGCTGGCTGCACGCGACAGCGATCAAGTTGTCTTGA
- a CDS encoding LysE family translocator, producing the protein MTFESWAAFAAATAILLVIPGPTILLVISYALGQGWRTAFPMAVGVALGDFTAMTLSMLGVGALLATSATIFTVLKWAGAAYLIYLGVKLFRAGGSLNAEPRQDATSALKMLGHAWLVTALNPKSITFFVAFLPQFLDAKADFWTQMLIFEATFITLAFANAFGYALIASRARAVVSNPRAIGLFNKAGGTLLIGAGIATVAVRSGSN; encoded by the coding sequence ATGACCTTCGAAAGCTGGGCGGCCTTCGCCGCCGCCACCGCCATCCTCCTCGTCATTCCCGGCCCAACCATCCTGCTGGTGATCTCCTATGCGCTCGGCCAGGGCTGGCGCACCGCCTTCCCGATGGCGGTCGGTGTCGCGCTCGGCGATTTCACTGCGATGACGCTGTCCATGCTCGGCGTCGGCGCGCTGCTGGCGACCTCGGCGACGATCTTCACCGTGCTGAAATGGGCCGGCGCTGCCTATCTGATCTATCTTGGCGTCAAGCTCTTCCGGGCGGGCGGCAGCCTCAACGCCGAGCCGCGCCAGGACGCGACCTCCGCGCTGAAGATGCTCGGCCATGCCTGGCTGGTGACGGCGCTCAACCCGAAGAGCATCACCTTCTTCGTCGCCTTCCTGCCGCAGTTCCTCGATGCCAAGGCGGATTTCTGGACGCAGATGCTGATCTTCGAGGCGACCTTCATCACCCTCGCCTTCGCCAACGCCTTCGGCTACGCGCTGATCGCCTCGCGTGCCCGGGCCGTCGTCAGCAATCCGCGCGCGATCGGCCTGTTCAACAAGGCCGGCGGCACGCTGCTGATCGGCGCAGGGATCGCCACCGTCGCGGTGCGCTCCGGCAGTAACTGA
- a CDS encoding alpha/beta hydrolase family esterase yields the protein MARLFLFSTLLLGLASTAAQACGSQAEPCKVPLGDYHAAVPATALPPGEKRPAVLFFHGAGGGGDAVLAADSVLKPFVEAGYVVLGPNGLVMQGSRYGRGWSFLPDAPQQRDELAFAQQVLDDAVTRFDVDRKRVLVGGFSIGASLTWYLACRQSDLGAAYAPLAGNFWRPHPTKCAGPVDILQTHGWRDEVFPLEGRQLGPNHAQGDVFEGLQLWRATDGCKTTRPDAIEVRGPVWQRSWTNCESGRQVSLMLHAGGHEDPPKEWAELARHWFEARLKARPAAN from the coding sequence ATGGCAAGGCTTTTCCTGTTCTCCACGCTTCTCTTAGGGCTTGCCAGCACGGCGGCGCAGGCCTGCGGCTCGCAGGCCGAACCCTGCAAGGTTCCGCTCGGCGACTATCACGCTGCTGTGCCCGCAACTGCACTGCCACCCGGAGAGAAGCGCCCGGCTGTCCTGTTCTTTCACGGCGCCGGCGGAGGAGGCGATGCGGTCCTCGCCGCGGATTCCGTTCTGAAGCCCTTCGTCGAGGCAGGCTATGTCGTGCTTGGCCCGAACGGGCTCGTCATGCAGGGCAGCCGCTATGGCCGTGGCTGGTCCTTCCTGCCGGATGCGCCGCAGCAGCGCGACGAACTCGCTTTCGCCCAGCAGGTGCTCGACGATGCCGTCACCCGCTTCGACGTCGATCGCAAGCGCGTTCTCGTCGGTGGTTTCTCGATCGGCGCTTCGCTGACCTGGTATCTCGCCTGTCGGCAGTCGGATCTCGGCGCAGCCTATGCGCCGCTCGCCGGGAATTTCTGGCGGCCGCACCCGACCAAATGCGCCGGGCCGGTCGATATCCTGCAGACCCATGGCTGGCGCGACGAGGTCTTCCCGCTCGAAGGCCGCCAGCTCGGCCCCAACCATGCGCAAGGCGATGTGTTCGAGGGGCTGCAGCTCTGGCGCGCGACCGATGGCTGCAAGACCACGCGCCCCGATGCGATCGAGGTACGCGGGCCGGTCTGGCAGCGCTCATGGACGAATTGCGAGAGCGGCCGCCAAGTCTCGCTGATGCTGCATGCCGGCGGGCATGAGGACCCGCCGAAGGAATGGGCCGAACTGGCGCGCCACTGGTTCGAGGCGCGCTTGAAAGCCCGGCCGGCGGCGAACTGA